Part of the Paenibacillus guangzhouensis genome is shown below.
CACTTAAAATATCTGTCATGTAGTGTCGATAATCCCGATTCTCCCGATTGTGCATGAGAATGACCGGACAACCCGCTTGCGCAGCGACAGCCGCCATCTCCGGGTCGCGTTTGAATCCCCACACATCATTAATGATGTGTGCGCCCGCTTCGAGTGCTTGCTGTGCAACTTCTGCCTTGTATGTATCCACAGACAGGATTATCTCGGGTGCTTCGGCATGAATTGCACGAATCACAGGAATGACCCGTTCGAGTTCTTCTTCTAATGATACGGGAGCGAACCCTGGACGAGTCGACTCGCCACCGATATCGATGATGTCCGCCCCCTCGGCTGTTAGCTGCTTCGCATGGGCAACCGCAGCGTTGACGGCATTATATCTTCCGCCATCTGAGAATGAATCCGGCGTTACATTCAGAATCCCCATAATCAGCGTCCGGGTTCCAAGCGTTAACGTAGAGGGGCCGAGTCGATATTGTCGTTGATAGATGGTTGGCTGCATATTATTGCACCGCCTTTATATGTTGATCGATGGCTTGTTGATAAGCCTGATGTAATAGATGCGTAGTTGGAATAGAAGATCGTAACTCTTCATCGGACGGGCTTCGATCCACGGCCTCGGATACGCCTGTCGACTGACTTCGTGATCCGCTACGCCACTGGATACGTTCAAGATCATATAAGGTATGAATAGGAACGATCTCTTGAATCGAATTTGTGATGAACACTTCATCCGCTTCGAGCAGATCTTCCCACGAATAATACCCTTCTTCCACCACGACGCCTGCCAGCTGCGCCAGCTCCAGCACGAAGCCGCGCGTGATGCCGGGCAGAATGCCGGTATCGACCGCAGGGGTATAGCATACGCCGTTCTTCACGAAGAAGACATTGCTGACAATGCCTTCGGCAAGGTGTCCTGCGGCGTTCAGCATTAAGCCTTCGGCGGGCGCGCCACCTGCCGCGCGGGCCGATGGGGTCTCGCCGAGCTCACGCTTCGCGAGGATGTTGTTCATGTAATGTGCGGATTTGAGACGCACATCCCCTTCCGGGCTATTGCGGCGCGTGCGCAATAGCTGCAGGGCTCGGCCCCTCGCCGCCAGTGGTGCGGCCGGGGGCAAGGGCTTCGCGTACACGACGACGTTCGGCGTCATGTACAGGCCATCCGGCAGGCCGAGCGCAGCATCGCCGGCCGTGACGGTGTAGCGCACGTAGCCGTCGCGCAGGCCCTGGGCCTGCAGCAGCTCGGCGACGTGGCGCTCTACCCGCGCAAGCTCGGCGCCGCGCGGGAGCTCGATCCCGACCGCGCGACAGCCGTCCGCGAGGCGGGTGAGGTGCTTGCTCAGCAGGAACGGACGTCCGCCATAGGTGCGGAACGTCTCGAACAAGCTGAGCCCGTACAAAAAGCCATGATCCAGTACCGAGATCATGGCCTCCTGCGGCGAAACGATACGACCGTTGAATCCGATGTATTGCATCACTTACATTTCACCTTTCGCGGCGTCGGCGCGTAATTGCAAGAAATTATGCAGCATCCGGTGCCCATGGTCCGTCATAATCGATTCCGGATGGAACTGCAGACCGACAATGGCATACTCGCGGTGTCGTAGTCCCATAATCTCGCCATCCGCCGTCTCCGCCGTAATCTCAAGACAGTCCGGCAGCGACGCCCGCTCGACGATCAGCGAATGGTACCGCGTCGCCGTGAATGGGGACGGCAGGCCTTCGAACAGCCCTTCCCCGTTGTGGTGCATCTCGGACGTCTTCCCGTGCATCAGCTTCTCCGCACGAATAACGTTGCCGCCGAACACTTGTCCGATCGACTGGTGGCCGAGGCACACGCCAAGAATCGGAATTTTACCTTTGAAATATGCAATAACCTCCATACTGATGCCCGCTTCATTCGGTGTGCATGGCCCCGGCGAGATCAAGATATGGTCGGGGTTCATCGCCTCGATCCCCGCAATATCGATCTCATCGTTCCGGTGTACGACCACTTCTTCACCCAATTCGCCTAAATACTGCACCAAGTTATACGTGAAGGAATCATAGTTATCGATTACTAAAATCATGCTCATCTCTTCTCCTCTCAACTCATAAGCTTCATAGCTTGCTAAACTCTATCTTTTACTCGTCAAAATGGCGTTCGCTTCCAACTCGCTTAGCTGAATGGCCTTGCACATCGCCTTGGCTTTGTTCAGACATTCCGCATATTCCCGTTCAGGCACGGAATCAATGACAATCCCTGCTCCCGTCTGGATATGCGCCTTCGCGTCCTTCAGCGTCACCGTTCTAATAATTATATTAAATTCCATATTCCCGTTATAGTCAATCCACCCGAAGGATCCCGTGTATGGCCCACGGCGAACGGGCTCCAGCTCCTCAATGATCTCCATCGTACGCACCTTCGGAGCTCCGGTAATCGTCCCGCCCGGGAAGGTCGCAGCGAGTACATCATATGCATCCTTGCCCGCGGCAAGCTCGCCTTCAACCTCTGACACCAAATGCATCACATGGGAATAACGCTCGATAACCATCAACTCGCTAACGCGAACAGATCCATAACGCGAAATCCGCCCTAGATCATTCCGCTCTAGATCCACCAGCATAATATGCTCTGCCCGTTCCTTCTCATTCGTGCGAAGTTCTTCTTCCATCTGAAGGTCTTCTTCCTCCGTACGCCCACGCCGTCTGGTTCCTGCGATTGGCCGTGTACTCACGCGCCCCTGCTCCAGCTTCACGAGCAGCTCCGGCGAGGCTGAGACAATCTGAAAATCGGGGAAGCGAAGCAATCCCATATACGGTGATGGGTTCACGAGGCGCAACCATTCATACAATTGCTCCGGTGTGGACTCGACCGCCATGCTCTGGCGGAGCGACAGATTGACTTGGAATACATCCCCTTGTCCAATATATTGCTGGATGCGGCGTACTGCTTCTTCAAAATCAGCACGTGGAAATACCGTCTCCATGCCCTCAAGTGTGCCTGATCCGTGATGGACCGATTGACCTTCCTCTTGAAACATTGCCAATCGTCTCGAACGTGTCTCCTGATCCGCCCCAGTGCCCGAAGCGATGAGCTCATCCCATAATTGCTTCATCCGCTGGATGCGACCTTGCGCTGCGAGATACAACGCATCCAGTTTGTCGGCAGCATTATTTTGGTCTTGTTGATCCCATGGCACATGTACGGCGCAGTACAGTTCCTTCGCCTCATGATCCAGGACCCAGACCTCATCCATTCGCATGAAGACATAATCCGGCAATCCTAAATCATCTTCCGCAGTAAGCGACAGCCGTTCCAAGGAGCGAACGATATCATAGCTGAGATAGCCGACACAACCTCCAATGAATTTCGGGGCATGATCGACCGAAGGTGCTTGATACGGTGCCATCCATTGTTTCAAAACCGGTAAGGGTGCCCCTTCGAGCTTCATTCCGTCGCTCGTCTCCGCCAGATTTCCTTTCCCCCGAATGACCGAAGTCGGTGCCAGACCGAAGAAGGTGTATCTGCCGACTTTTCCACTCTCCAGAACGAAAGAATACTCACTTGCAGCCTCCCAAGCCTTTCGCCATGATACGATCCCCTGCTCTGACGCTTGCCAAGGGAATTTGTGTACCATCGGTAGGACCGAATACGCCGTACTCCATTCCTTCCATTGCGTCCTTGTCGTCATTGTCATCTCCACGATCTTATCCCCCTGCGAACAATCTATATGAATGCGCACCGAATACAGCAGCAGCCTCGCCACTTCGAGGTGCATGTTCGAATGTCTTCTTATATGGTTGCTAGTATACCATGTTCCCTATACCTAAATAACCCCACAAAGGCATTTGCGGGGCCCCTGACAATATGCAAATAACCCTCTCTGCCTATCGAATCGCAGGAGGGCTATCATGATTTGCATCCGTATAATCAATTTAGGATTAGTTCTCGAAATTAAACAGTGGAGTACTGAGGTAGCGCTCACCGTTACTTGGAACAATGGCAACAACACGTTTACCCGCTCCCAGCTCAGCCGCAACCTTCAATGCCGCATGAATTGCCGCACCGGAAGAAATACCAACCAGGATGCCTTCTTCCTTCGCAACACGACGCGCTAGCTCGAATGCATCATCGTTCTCAACTGTAATGATCTGATCATAAATCTCACGATTCAGAATTTCTGGAATGAAGTTCGCACCGATACCTTGAATTTTATGAGGCCCCGGTTTGCCGCCAGAGAGAATTGGCGATGCCGATGGTTCAACTGCCACGATACGAATGTTCGGGAAGTTCTGCTTCAACACTTCACCTGCACCGGAAATCGTTCCGCCCGTACCGATCCCTGCCACGAATGCATCCAATTGTCCATCTAGCGAGTTGATCGCTTCAACGATCTCAGGTCCCGTCGTTAGACGGTGGATCTCAACGTTCGCTTGGTTCTTGAATTGTTGCGGGATGAAATAGCTAGGATTCTCTGAAGCGAGCTCTTCCGCACGACGAACGGCACCATTCATGCCTTCTGCTCCTGGTGTTAACACCAATTCCGCACCATACGCGCGAAGCAAGTTGCGGCGCTCAAGACTCATCGTCTCTGGCATAACAAGAATCGCTTTGTACCCTTTCGCTGCTGCGACAAGTGCAAGTCCGATTCCTGTGTTTCCACTCGTAGGCTCAATGATGGTGTCCCCTGGCTTAATGCGGCCTTCTTTCTCAGCTGCTTCAATCATGTTGATCGCAATACGGTCTTTCACACTGGAGCCTGGGTTCTGGTATTCCAGCTTCACGTAAATCTCTGCACTGCCTTCAGGAACAATGCGATTCAAGCGAACAAGCGGTGTATCTCCAATAAGGTCCGTAACATTCTGCACGATTCTAGCCATGATAATGCCTCCCAGTATTCATCATTTTATTATTTCCGACTAAATCAGTAGGTTTAAATTAATATCATAGTATCAAACCTGCGAAGCGGTTGTCAACAGGAATGCATGAAAAAAGTACCAGTTCTTTAAAATATCAGGCATATGCCCAGCATTCACACCCAAAATGACTTGTCGGATAAAAAAAAGCTCTACAGGTACGGTAAGGTATCTGTAGAGCACACAATTTATTGAATCGCCAAATATTTCGAATCCAAGACTTCCGCACCATATTTCTCTAGGAGATCCTGCTCGATTTCTTGCGAAGACTTTCCTTTGGTATGCGCAATTTCTTTCCGCGCGACCATACGGGACTCCGCATCGCTCATCGAGCGCGCCGCTATTCTGCCGTTCAATTGAATCACAGCGTATCCTTGTTTGAGCTTGATCGGTCCATCCACTTGCCCAACCTCAAGACGTGCCGCTGAAGCGAGAATAACCGCGTCCGCAAAAGGATCGTCCAAATCGATAAGACCTAATTCACCGCCCTGATCCGCGGAGAAGGCATCCGTAGAGTACTGTTCTGCTAATGAGGCAAAATCAGCATGATCCGCAAGCTGCTCCAGGATGGATTCCGCTTCTTGCTTCGTATTCACGGTGATCTGGGAAATGTTAAGCTGCTCAGGCGCATGGAATACCCTCGGATTCTCCGAAATATAGCCATCGATCTCATCTTCCCGAACATTTGCATACGCGACCATAATCTTATCCATGAGGAGCCCTCGATAGATATCATCACGAACCCCAGCTCGCGTTAGCCCGGCCTGCGCGAACATCATCTTATAATACGCATCTTCATTCTCATACCCAGCCACCAGACGACCCAGTTCTTCATCTACCTCAACGGGCGTCACCTGAATGCCTAGAAGCTCAGCCTCTTGCGCGACGGCTTTCTCCTTCAGCATGTCTTGAAGCATTTGCACGCCATATTTTTTCGTTAGCTCATGCTGAACCTGTGCTTCGGTGATCGACTCACTACCAAGACGAGCAATCACGCTCGCATCTTCATGCTGTGACGAGGCGTCTTGACCTTCCTGCTGCTTCGATTCGGACGCCGACAATCGAAGCAAAATAATACATGATAAAATAACAACACAACCGACCAACACCGCAACAGAGACCCAAAGGCCTTTCTCCATCCTTGTCATTCTTCCCCAATGTCCTTTTCCATCGTACTTCAAGACTGATCTAGCAGGTGGTACACCTCGTCATTCTTCTTACTTTGTGGCACGCTCTAGCAACGCAGCAAGCTCCTCGCGGTTGAACTTGTAGGGCTCGTTACAGAAATGGCAGACAACTTCCGCTTGCTCATCATCTGCAATCAACTGTTCAATCTCGGATTTCCCTAGGCTAAGCAGTGTCGTCTCTACCCGATCACGCGAGCACTTGCAGCGGAACTGAATGTCCATCTGATCCATGATCTGGACATCGTCCACGATCTGGCACAGCATCTCATCAAGATCCATGCCTTGATTGAGCAGCGTCGTTACTGTCGGAAGCACACCGAGTGCATTCTCAATCTTCGTAATTTCTTCATCGGTTAATCCAGGCAATAATTGAATAATAAAACCGCCAGCTTCAATCACAGAACCATCTGTATCGACGAGAACGCCAAGTCCTACCGCAGATGGCGTCTGTTCTGATTTGGCAAAATAGTACGTAAAGTCTTCCGCAAGTTCACCCGAGACAATCGGTGTGCTGCCGCGATAAGGCTCCTTCAGCCCCAAATCTTTAATGATATAGATGAAGCCTTCACGTCCTACTGCACCGGCAACATCCAATTTGCCCTGCGCATTACTCGGCAAATGAACGTCAGGATTGTTCACGTAACCGCGAACATCACCGTGCGCATTCGCATCGACCACGATCTGTCCGATAGGCCCGTCGCCTTTGACCTGAATGGTCAGCTTCTCTTCGCCCTTCAGCATGGCTCCCATCATGGCAGCTGCCGAAGCCGTACGTCCGAGTGCCGCTGTCGCAGTCGGATAAGTATCATGACGGCGTCGTAACTCATCCACCAGCTGTGTCGTCCGTACTGCAAACACACGTACTTTTCCGTTGTAAGCCGTACCCCGAATTAAATAATCTTTCTGTTGTCCTGCTTCTGTCATGTTCGAACCTCCTGCTCTGCACTTCGTTATGATATATGCTGATTCCGTTGATAGATGAGACGCAATCCCTCTAATGTCAGCATCGAATTGATCTCATCAATCGATCTTGATTCCTTCGCGATCAACGCCGCCAGCCCGCCTGTGGCAATGACTTTAGGGTTCTCACCGGTCTCGGCTTTCATCCTCTCCACAATCCCATCGACTTGCCCTGCATAGCCATAAATGATACCTGCTTGCATGGAATGGACGGTATTACGCCCGATGACGGATTTCGGCTTCGATAGGTCAATTCTCGGCAGCTTCGCTGCCCGTTGATACAATGCCTCCGTTGAGATGCCAAGGCCCGGGACGATGGCTCCGCCTAGGTAGTTCCCCTTCTGATCAATATAATCGAAGGTCGTCGCTGTACCAAAATCCACAACAATCAGCGGTCCGCCATACTGTTCAATCGCAGAAACGGAATTTACGATACGGTCCGCCCCGACTTCACGCGGATTCTCGTAACGAATATTTAGTCCCGTCTTGAGCCCCGGCCCAACGACGAGCGGTGTCTTGCCTAAATACGTCTCACACAAATGCTCAAGTGTCCCCATAATCGGCGGCACAACGCACGAGATGATCACCCCATCAATCGCATCCGTCTCGACACGGCCCATGCGGAATAAATTATGAATTTGAATGCCGTATTCGTCTACCGTAGCAGACCGATTCGTGCTTAACCGCCAGTGGTGCAGCAGCTCTCGGCCTTGATAGAGCCCCAATACGATATTCGTGTTCCCTACATCGATAACCAGTATCACTTTTATGCCTCCGCCTTCTTCTCATTTAGATCTAGACTGATGTCCAAGGCTGCAACGGAATAGGTTAATCCGCCAACAGAGATCACTTCAACGCCGCTCTCTGCTTTCTCACGAATACTCTCGAGTGTGATCCCGCCGGATGCCTCTGTGACAATATGCGGCGCACGCGACTTCACGAGTCGCACAGCCTCTGCCATACGCGATGGGCTCATATTATCGAACATAATAATATCTGCCTGTGCTTCAAGCGCCTCTTCGAGCTGGTCGAAATTCTCAACTTCAACTTCGATTTTCATGGTATGCGGAATGTTCATACGCGCCCGTTCAACGGCTGGTTTAATGCCGCCCGCGCCCTTAATATGATTATCCTTAATCATGACCGCATCATACAACCCAAAGCGATGATTGGCGCCTCCGCCAACACGTACGGCATATTTCTCTAGAGCCCTGTGGCCTGGTGTCGTCTTTCTTGTATCGACAAGGCGAGTCGGAAGCCCCTCTAATGCATCAACGAATTTTCGCGTCTTCGTCGCAATCCCTGATAGACGCTGCATCAAGTTCAGTGCAAGGCGCTCTCCTGTCAAAATGCTATGCGTACTTCCTTCGACAATAAGCAGCGTTGTGCCTTTATCAACATATTGCCCATCTTCCACCTGCGCATAACATATCAGTGTAGGATCCACAATTTCGAATACGAGCTGCGCCACAGGAATCCCTGCGATCACACCCGCTTCCTTCGCATGAATGATGCCCTTGGACTGTGTGCCAGCCGGGATCGTAAAGGCTGTCGTTACGTCCCCCGTCCCGATATCCTCCTGAAGCCATGCGCGAATCTGGTCGCGCAGCGCCTGATTATATACATTAAACATGTTCAATCCGCTCCTCTGTAATGCCATGATTGCGGCGGCACACGGTATGTTTGTGCCACGCCAGATCATCACGTTCAGGGTAATCCTCACGAGCATGCGCACCGCGGCTCTCTTCTCTCCATAACGCGGATTCCGTGACAAGTGTTGCACACGTCAGCATATTGGCAAATTCATATTCTTCACGTTTGGTTAAGCAAGCATGATAAATGGGATATTGTCGCTTTAATTCGTCCAGACCCTTGAGCAGTCCCACAGCATGTCGGCGTAGTCCGGCATAGCGAACCATCACCTTCTGCAGCTTCAGACGCCGTTCCACAATCGCTTGGATCGGCACCTCCTTGCGATCTTCCGTATAGAAGATATCGCTTGGGGTGTTCGTCTGAGGTAGCAACGTATTGATCCGTTCAATAATCCGTCGCCCGAAGACAATCGCTTCGGATAGAGAGTTACTAGCTAATCGGTTCGCGCCATGAACACCGGTTGAAGACACTTCACCGCAGGCGAACAGCCGCTTCAAATTCGTCTCGCCGTTCAGATCCGTCTGCACGCCTCCCATCGTATAGTGGGCAGCTGGGGCTACTGGAATCCAGTCCGCAGCCATGTCCAAACCGTACTTCAGGCAAGTCTCATAGATGGTTGGGAAGCGATGCTTAATGAAATCTTCTGATGCATGGGTGATGTCGAGGAATACGAACGTCGAATTCGTCTCTTCCATTTCACTCACGATTGCACGAGCAACGACATCACGCGGAGCCAGTTCCAACTGGTGATGGTATTTATCCATAAACCGCTCTCCCTTGATATTACGCAGATAAGCACCTTCTCCACGTACCGCTTCAGAGATCAGAAATCTTGGTGCACCCGGGTAACAGAGGGATGTTGGATGAAATTGAATGAATTCCATGTCTTGAATAAAAGCGCCTGCCCGATAGGCCATCGCGATACCATCGCCTGTCGCCACATCCGGATTCGTCGTATACCGATACAATTGCCCCGCGCCGCCGGAGCACAGGATCGTGGCTCGCGCCTGCACGAATACACGACTGCCATCTGGCTTTTGCGTCAATACACCGATGCATTCCCCATCATGCGTAATTAAATCAATGACGAAATGGTCATCCCAGATATCGATCTTCGGATTTACCTTGGCTTTCTCCGATA
Proteins encoded:
- the folP gene encoding dihydropteroate synthase translates to MQPTIYQRQYRLGPSTLTLGTRTLIMGILNVTPDSFSDGGRYNAVNAAVAHAKQLTAEGADIIDIGGESTRPGFAPVSLEEELERVIPVIRAIHAEAPEIILSVDTYKAEVAQQALEAGAHIINDVWGFKRDPEMAAVAAQAGCPVILMHNRENRDYRHYMTDILSDLRESISLARAAGVADERIIVDPGIGFAKDAQENLYFMRQLDQLHELGYPILLATSRKLFIRTVLGLPVDDVVEGTAATVAFGIAQGCQIVRVHDVAKIKRTVDMCDAMYYAAEPTY
- a CDS encoding aminotransferase class IV; translation: MQYIGFNGRIVSPQEAMISVLDHGFLYGLSLFETFRTYGGRPFLLSKHLTRLADGCRAVGIELPRGAELARVERHVAELLQAQGLRDGYVRYTVTAGDAALGLPDGLYMTPNVVVYAKPLPPAAPLAARGRALQLLRTRRNSPEGDVRLKSAHYMNNILAKRELGETPSARAAGGAPAEGLMLNAAGHLAEGIVSNVFFVKNGVCYTPAVDTGILPGITRGFVLELAQLAGVVVEEGYYSWEDLLEADEVFITNSIQEIVPIHTLYDLERIQWRSGSRSQSTGVSEAVDRSPSDEELRSSIPTTHLLHQAYQQAIDQHIKAVQ
- the pabA gene encoding aminodeoxychorismate/anthranilate synthase component II translates to MILVIDNYDSFTYNLVQYLGELGEEVVVHRNDEIDIAGIEAMNPDHILISPGPCTPNEAGISMEVIAYFKGKIPILGVCLGHQSIGQVFGGNVIRAEKLMHGKTSEMHHNGEGLFEGLPSPFTATRYHSLIVERASLPDCLEITAETADGEIMGLRHREYAIVGLQFHPESIMTDHGHRMLHNFLQLRADAAKGEM
- a CDS encoding anthranilate synthase component I family protein, which encodes MTMTTRTQWKEWSTAYSVLPMVHKFPWQASEQGIVSWRKAWEAASEYSFVLESGKVGRYTFFGLAPTSVIRGKGNLAETSDGMKLEGAPLPVLKQWMAPYQAPSVDHAPKFIGGCVGYLSYDIVRSLERLSLTAEDDLGLPDYVFMRMDEVWVLDHEAKELYCAVHVPWDQQDQNNAADKLDALYLAAQGRIQRMKQLWDELIASGTGADQETRSRRLAMFQEEGQSVHHGSGTLEGMETVFPRADFEEAVRRIQQYIGQGDVFQVNLSLRQSMAVESTPEQLYEWLRLVNPSPYMGLLRFPDFQIVSASPELLVKLEQGRVSTRPIAGTRRRGRTEEEDLQMEEELRTNEKERAEHIMLVDLERNDLGRISRYGSVRVSELMVIERYSHVMHLVSEVEGELAAGKDAYDVLAATFPGGTITGAPKVRTMEIIEELEPVRRGPYTGSFGWIDYNGNMEFNIIIRTVTLKDAKAHIQTGAGIVIDSVPEREYAECLNKAKAMCKAIQLSELEANAILTSKR
- the cysK gene encoding cysteine synthase A, which encodes MARIVQNVTDLIGDTPLVRLNRIVPEGSAEIYVKLEYQNPGSSVKDRIAINMIEAAEKEGRIKPGDTIIEPTSGNTGIGLALVAAAKGYKAILVMPETMSLERRNLLRAYGAELVLTPGAEGMNGAVRRAEELASENPSYFIPQQFKNQANVEIHRLTTGPEIVEAINSLDGQLDAFVAGIGTGGTISGAGEVLKQNFPNIRIVAVEPSASPILSGGKPGPHKIQGIGANFIPEILNREIYDQIITVENDDAFELARRVAKEEGILVGISSGAAIHAALKVAAELGAGKRVVAIVPSNGERYLSTPLFNFEN
- a CDS encoding peptidylprolyl isomerase produces the protein MEKGLWVSVAVLVGCVVILSCIILLRLSASESKQQEGQDASSQHEDASVIARLGSESITEAQVQHELTKKYGVQMLQDMLKEKAVAQEAELLGIQVTPVEVDEELGRLVAGYENEDAYYKMMFAQAGLTRAGVRDDIYRGLLMDKIMVAYANVREDEIDGYISENPRVFHAPEQLNISQITVNTKQEAESILEQLADHADFASLAEQYSTDAFSADQGGELGLIDLDDPFADAVILASAARLEVGQVDGPIKLKQGYAVIQLNGRIAARSMSDAESRMVARKEIAHTKGKSSQEIEQDLLEKYGAEVLDSKYLAIQ
- the hslO gene encoding Hsp33 family molecular chaperone HslO, whose protein sequence is MTEAGQQKDYLIRGTAYNGKVRVFAVRTTQLVDELRRRHDTYPTATAALGRTASAAAMMGAMLKGEEKLTIQVKGDGPIGQIVVDANAHGDVRGYVNNPDVHLPSNAQGKLDVAGAVGREGFIYIIKDLGLKEPYRGSTPIVSGELAEDFTYYFAKSEQTPSAVGLGVLVDTDGSVIEAGGFIIQLLPGLTDEEITKIENALGVLPTVTTLLNQGMDLDEMLCQIVDDVQIMDQMDIQFRCKCSRDRVETTLLSLGKSEIEQLIADDEQAEVVCHFCNEPYKFNREELAALLERATK
- a CDS encoding type III pantothenate kinase; the encoded protein is MILVIDVGNTNIVLGLYQGRELLHHWRLSTNRSATVDEYGIQIHNLFRMGRVETDAIDGVIISCVVPPIMGTLEHLCETYLGKTPLVVGPGLKTGLNIRYENPREVGADRIVNSVSAIEQYGGPLIVVDFGTATTFDYIDQKGNYLGGAIVPGLGISTEALYQRAAKLPRIDLSKPKSVIGRNTVHSMQAGIIYGYAGQVDGIVERMKAETGENPKVIATGGLAALIAKESRSIDEINSMLTLEGLRLIYQRNQHIS
- the nadC gene encoding carboxylating nicotinate-nucleotide diphosphorylase; this translates as MFNVYNQALRDQIRAWLQEDIGTGDVTTAFTIPAGTQSKGIIHAKEAGVIAGIPVAQLVFEIVDPTLICYAQVEDGQYVDKGTTLLIVEGSTHSILTGERLALNLMQRLSGIATKTRKFVDALEGLPTRLVDTRKTTPGHRALEKYAVRVGGGANHRFGLYDAVMIKDNHIKGAGGIKPAVERARMNIPHTMKIEVEVENFDQLEEALEAQADIIMFDNMSPSRMAEAVRLVKSRAPHIVTEASGGITLESIREKAESGVEVISVGGLTYSVAALDISLDLNEKKAEA
- the nadB gene encoding L-aspartate oxidase, translating into MIPQYLVDFSLQDLPKIETDVIVIGVGIAGLFTAIKASEQNQVIMITKKSLMDSNTRYAQGGIAAVISEDDSPAYHREDTLTAGAGLCSEDAVNVLVHEGPEGVRQLMTMGAEFDLEDGELALTKEGAHSHRRILHANGDATGYEIVRALSEKAKVNPKIDIWDDHFVIDLITHDGECIGVLTQKPDGSRVFVQARATILCSGGAGQLYRYTTNPDVATGDGIAMAYRAGAFIQDMEFIQFHPTSLCYPGAPRFLISEAVRGEGAYLRNIKGERFMDKYHHQLELAPRDVVARAIVSEMEETNSTFVFLDITHASEDFIKHRFPTIYETCLKYGLDMAADWIPVAPAAHYTMGGVQTDLNGETNLKRLFACGEVSSTGVHGANRLASNSLSEAIVFGRRIIERINTLLPQTNTPSDIFYTEDRKEVPIQAIVERRLKLQKVMVRYAGLRRHAVGLLKGLDELKRQYPIYHACLTKREEYEFANMLTCATLVTESALWREESRGAHAREDYPERDDLAWHKHTVCRRNHGITEERIEHV